Sequence from the Streptomyces sp. R33 genome:
GCTTCGAGTCACCGGTCGCAGCGCCGGAGCGGGCGATGAGGCCCTCGGCGACGGCGTCGGCGATCACGCGGGTGAGCAGGGTGACGGAACGGATCGCGTCGTCGTTGCCCGGGATCTTGTAGTCGACCTCGTCGGGGTCGCAGTTGGTGTCGAGGATCGCGACGACCGGGATGTGGAGCTTGCGCGCCTCACCGACGGCGATGTGCTCCTTCTTGGTGTCGACGATCCAGACGGCGCTGGGAACCTTCGACATCTCGCGGATACCACCGAGGGTCTTCTCCAGCTTGGTCTTCTCGCGGGAGAGGACCAGGAGCTCCTTCTTGGTGAGACCCGAGGCGGCGACGTCCTCGAAGTCGATCGCCTCAAGCTCCTTCAGACGCTGGAGGCGCTTGTAGACGGTGGAGAAGTTGGTGAGCATGCCACCCAGCCAGCGCTGGTTGACGTACGGCATACCAACGCGCGTCGCCTGCTCGGCGATGGCCTCCTGGGCCTGCTTCTTGGTACCGACGAACATGATGGA
This genomic interval carries:
- the rpsB gene encoding 30S ribosomal protein S2; its protein translation is MAVVTMRELLESGVHFGHQTRRWNPKMKRFIFTERNGIYIIDLLQSLSYIDRAYEFVKETVAHGGSIMFVGTKKQAQEAIAEQATRVGMPYVNQRWLGGMLTNFSTVYKRLQRLKELEAIDFEDVAASGLTKKELLVLSREKTKLEKTLGGIREMSKVPSAVWIVDTKKEHIAVGEARKLHIPVVAILDTNCDPDEVDYKIPGNDDAIRSVTLLTRVIADAVAEGLIARSGAATGDSKPGEKAAAEPLAEWERDLLEGEKKADDAEAAPAEAAVEAPAAEAVEAPAADAEQA